The following coding sequences are from one Clostridioides difficile ATCC 9689 = DSM 1296 window:
- the acsV gene encoding corrinoid activation/regeneration protein AcsV, whose product MIKVSFTPNNKEVYCNEGDILLEVARNADIFIDAPCNGNVSCGKCKVKLLNGKVDTEKTRHITDDEWEQGYILACCTKVISDIEIEVPSKVSSSMHGMKIEGSNKKEDREIFERAKKIIEEHNLQFKTNIKKKYIEMEEPNLDDNISDVDRLERYVRNNLGYNEIDFRLDILRKMPTVFRKSDFKVTITYVQKQKKLTIINIEQGNKENSLYGVAIDIGTTSVVVCLVDLYSKEVVDKASSGNAQIKYGADVINRIIYSTKKNGLETLHKAIVEETINPLLKTIYERNGIDKEDVVTLVAAGNTTMTSLFLGVYTDFLRQEPYIPPFLKSPKLMGENVGLFVNDSAYVYLAPSVASYVGGDITAGVLSAGIWSSEENVLFIDLGTNGEIVFGNKDYMMSCACSAGPAFEGGGISCGMRASAGAIEKVIIDKDTLEPTLKIIDECAPVGICGSGIIDLICQMITKGVIDRRGKIYRDLDNKRVRFNEHEIGEYVLAFKEEFDLENDIVVNEVDIDNFIRAKGAIYSGAYTLVDSLGMDFSILDRVYIAGGIGNNLDIENSIIIGLLPDIDREKFTYIGNSSLVGSYLALISKDAKNKLEEIGNQITYVELSVYPSYMDEFISACFLPHTNIEQFPTAKKLLEE is encoded by the coding sequence ATGATAAAAGTAAGTTTTACACCAAACAATAAAGAGGTTTATTGTAATGAGGGGGATATATTACTAGAGGTTGCAAGAAATGCAGATATATTCATAGATGCTCCTTGTAATGGAAACGTGTCTTGTGGGAAGTGTAAAGTAAAATTATTGAATGGAAAAGTTGATACAGAAAAAACAAGACATATAACAGATGATGAGTGGGAGCAAGGTTATATACTAGCTTGTTGTACAAAGGTAATATCAGATATAGAAATTGAAGTTCCTTCTAAAGTATCATCTTCTATGCATGGTATGAAGATAGAAGGTAGTAATAAAAAAGAGGATAGGGAAATTTTTGAAAGAGCTAAAAAAATAATTGAAGAACATAACCTTCAATTTAAAACAAATATAAAAAAGAAATACATAGAAATGGAAGAACCAAATTTAGATGATAATATAAGTGATGTAGATAGATTGGAAAGATATGTTAGAAATAACCTAGGATATAATGAAATAGATTTTAGATTGGATATACTTAGAAAAATGCCAACTGTATTTAGAAAGAGTGATTTTAAGGTTACAATAACATATGTTCAAAAACAAAAGAAACTTACAATCATAAATATAGAACAAGGAAATAAAGAAAATTCCTTATACGGAGTTGCAATAGATATTGGTACAACTTCAGTAGTTGTTTGTTTAGTAGACCTATACTCAAAAGAGGTAGTAGATAAAGCATCTTCTGGAAATGCACAGATAAAATATGGAGCAGATGTTATAAATAGAATTATATATTCAACTAAGAAAAATGGATTAGAGACACTTCATAAAGCTATAGTTGAGGAAACTATAAATCCACTATTAAAAACAATATATGAAAGAAATGGAATAGATAAGGAAGATGTAGTTACATTAGTGGCTGCCGGGAATACAACTATGACAAGTTTATTCTTGGGTGTGTATACAGACTTCTTAAGACAAGAACCTTACATACCACCATTTTTAAAATCTCCAAAACTTATGGGTGAAAATGTTGGTCTTTTTGTAAATGACAGTGCATATGTGTACTTAGCTCCATCTGTTGCAAGTTATGTAGGAGGAGATATAACAGCAGGAGTATTATCAGCAGGGATATGGTCAAGTGAAGAAAATGTTTTATTTATAGATTTAGGAACTAATGGAGAGATTGTATTTGGAAATAAAGATTATATGATGAGCTGTGCATGTTCAGCAGGACCTGCTTTTGAAGGTGGAGGGATAAGCTGTGGAATGAGAGCATCAGCAGGAGCAATAGAGAAAGTAATTATTGATAAAGATACTTTAGAGCCAACATTAAAGATTATTGATGAATGTGCACCAGTTGGTATATGTGGTTCTGGTATAATTGATTTAATCTGTCAAATGATTACTAAAGGTGTAATAGATAGAAGAGGTAAAATATACAGGGATTTAGATAATAAGAGAGTTAGATTTAATGAGCATGAGATAGGAGAGTATGTATTAGCATTTAAAGAAGAATTTGATTTAGAAAATGATATAGTAGTCAATGAAGTTGATATAGATAATTTCATCAGAGCTAAAGGAGCTATATATTCAGGCGCATACACTCTTGTAGATAGTTTAGGTATGGATTTTAGTATATTAGATAGGGTTTATATAGCAGGTGGTATAGGAAACAACCTAGACATAGAAAACTCAATAATTATAGGGTTACTTCCTGATATCGATAGAGAAAAATTTACTTATATAGGGAATAGTTCACTTGTTGGTTCTTACTTAGCTCTTATAAGTAAAGATGCAAAAAATAAACTTGAAGAAATAGGTAATCAAATAACTTATGTTGAACTTAGTGTATATCCAAGTTATATGGATGAATTTATTTCTGCATGTTTCTTACCACATACGAATATAGAGCAGTTCCCAACAGCAAAGAAATTACTAGAAGAGTAA
- a CDS encoding radical SAM protein, which translates to MNKNLSEKMKIAFDIKLKNFGNKIEFAYPNQTLALSTTSNQCSLKCAHCNGHYLNNMVPIEEYEEKVQSRNITSFLLSGGCSYEGDVPINTHINTIKNLKEQGYRLNAHLGLMDKDSIVELCKYLDIVSFDLVFDDETIREVYKMKKSKEDYIEVYNTIQEHTEVAPHICIGLKGGQIKGEYEIIEYLQKNPPNKLTFIVLIPTKGTEYENVEPPELEGVADILCEARINLPDTEINLGCMRPRGVYRKELDQLSIMCGVNRIVLPSRSAKNKAIEMNMTINECKECCVL; encoded by the coding sequence ATGAATAAGAATCTATCTGAAAAAATGAAAATAGCATTTGATATTAAATTAAAGAATTTTGGAAATAAAATAGAGTTTGCTTATCCTAACCAGACACTAGCTCTTAGTACTACAAGCAATCAATGTAGTTTGAAATGTGCCCATTGCAACGGTCACTACTTAAACAATATGGTGCCAATAGAAGAATATGAGGAAAAAGTACAATCAAGGAATATAACTAGCTTTCTATTGAGTGGCGGTTGTAGTTATGAGGGAGATGTCCCTATAAATACTCATATTAATACCATTAAAAACTTAAAAGAGCAAGGATATAGATTGAATGCTCATTTAGGTCTTATGGATAAAGATAGCATTGTAGAGTTGTGTAAGTATTTAGATATAGTTTCTTTTGATTTAGTGTTTGATGATGAGACAATAAGAGAAGTTTATAAGATGAAAAAGAGTAAAGAAGATTATATTGAAGTCTATAATACAATACAAGAACATACAGAAGTAGCACCACATATATGTATTGGTTTAAAAGGAGGACAAATAAAGGGTGAATATGAAATTATAGAATACCTACAAAAAAATCCTCCTAATAAGCTTACATTTATAGTCCTTATTCCAACAAAAGGAACTGAGTATGAAAATGTAGAACCTCCTGAGTTAGAAGGGGTAGCAGATATTTTATGTGAAGCTAGAATTAATTTACCAGATACTGAAATTAATCTAGGTTGTATGAGACCAAGAGGAGTGTATAGAAAAGAGCTAGACCAATTATCTATAATGTGTGGAGTCAATAGAATAGTATTACCATCAAGGTCTGCAAAGAATAAGGCTATAGAAATGAATATGACAATAAATGAGTGTAAGGAGTGTTGCGTTTTATGA
- a CDS encoding radical SAM protein, with amino-acid sequence MIRLSVGTAIELGILNKKSDIPPTTAYIMIGEKCINKCSFCSQSIESSTRKDKLSRVIWPEFSKEEILDALKAYKGKNIKRICIQSMASEEAHNSVLDFINYISGRIDMPISLSAKLENDEQIKKFFSVGVDKIGIAIDAANKELYEKIKGNNYDEKLKFITEMSKSYPNKISTHIIVGMGESHEDIYNLYTYLKENDVMISLFAFTPVRGTKMEKISQPSIESYRRVQLMSYMINKGYPKEYFKFKNGYLNSIKLDNDILKDINKGYPFEIRGCKDCNRPYYNERPGSTIYNYSRPLNQSEIDLAIREINL; translated from the coding sequence ATGATTAGACTATCAGTTGGGACAGCAATAGAACTTGGGATATTAAACAAAAAAAGCGATATACCTCCTACCACAGCATATATAATGATTGGAGAAAAATGCATAAATAAATGCAGTTTTTGTTCTCAATCAATAGAAAGTAGTACTAGAAAAGATAAATTATCAAGAGTAATTTGGCCAGAGTTTTCAAAAGAAGAAATATTAGATGCTTTAAAAGCTTATAAAGGAAAAAATATAAAGAGAATATGTATTCAATCAATGGCAAGTGAAGAAGCACATAACTCTGTTTTAGACTTTATAAACTATATAAGTGGTAGGATAGACATGCCAATTTCACTATCTGCAAAATTAGAAAATGATGAACAGATAAAGAAGTTTTTTTCAGTAGGAGTTGATAAAATAGGAATAGCAATAGATGCAGCAAATAAAGAACTATATGAAAAAATAAAAGGAAATAACTATGATGAAAAGTTAAAATTTATAACTGAAATGTCAAAATCATATCCCAATAAAATAAGTACACATATAATAGTTGGTATGGGTGAAAGTCATGAAGATATATACAATTTATATACTTATTTAAAGGAAAATGATGTAATGATTAGTTTATTTGCATTTACTCCAGTTAGAGGAACTAAAATGGAAAAGATAAGTCAACCAAGCATAGAAAGTTATAGAAGGGTACAGTTAATGTCTTATATGATAAATAAAGGTTATCCAAAAGAGTATTTTAAGTTTAAAAATGGATACTTAAATAGTATAAAGCTTGACAATGATATTTTAAAAGACATAAACAAAGGCTATCCTTTTGAAATAAGAGGTTGTAAGGATTGTAATAGACCATACTATAATGAAAGACCAGGAAGTACTATATACAACTATTCAAGACCTTTAAATCAAAGTGAGATAGATTTAGCAATAAGAGAAATAAATCTATAG